Within the Comamonadaceae bacterium OTU4NAUVB1 genome, the region GATCCAGGAGTTCGAGCCGCTGGCCGAATCGCTCGAGGACGCGCCCACGGCCCTCGCCGCGACGATGCCGGGCTGAGCGGACGACGCACGCCATGCCCCGTTTCGCCGCCAACCTGTCCATGCTGTTCACCGAGCGGCCCTTCATGCAGCGCTTCGAGGCGGCCGCCGCGGCCGGCTTCGAGGCCGTGGAATGCCTCTTCCCCTATGCCCTGCCCCGGCGCGAACTCGCCGCCGCGCTGCGCGCCAACGGCCTCGCGCAGGTGCTGCACAACCTGCCCGCGGGCCGGTGGGAGGCCGGCGAGCGCGGCATCGCCTGCCACCCGGGGCGCATCGGCGAGTTCCGCGCCGGCGTCGACCGGGCCATCGACTACGCCCGGGCGCTGGGCTGTCCGCGCGTCAACTGCCTGGCCGGACGGCGCCCCGAAGGCGCGAGCGAGGCGGACGTCCGGCGCACGCTGGTCGACAACCTGCGCTTCGCCGCGTCCCGGCTGCAGGCCGCGGGCATCGGGCTGCTGGTGGAGCCGGTCAACCACTTCGACGTCCCCGGCTTCGCGCTGACCACCACCGCGCAGGCGCTGTCGCTGATGGACGAGGTCGCTGCGCCCAACCTGCGGCTGCAGTACGACATCTACCACGCGCAGCGCATGGAAGGCGAGCTCGGCGCCACGCTGGCCGCCCACATCGGTCGCATCGGCCACATCCAGCTGGCCGACAACCCCGGACGCGGCGAGCCCGGCACCGGCGAGGTCCATTTCCCGTGGCTCCTGCGGCACATCGACGCGCTCGGCTACGACGGCTGGATCGGCTGCGAATACCGGCCGCGCGGCGACACGGCGGCCGGGCTGGGATGGCGCGACGCGTGGGCCGGACCCGTGCTTCCCATTAGACGGAAAGTGCCAATTCTGGAGTAGCCTGCGGGTCGCTTTCGTCGTTTGAACCCAGGAGACTTCTCTCAAATGTCCGCTCCCCTCTCCCCTGCAGAAGAAGCCTTGCGCGATGCCGCGCGCGACTACCACCGCAACCCGGTGCGCGGCAAGATCTCGATCACGCCGACCAAGCCGCTGGTCAACCAGCGCGACCTGTCGCTGGCCTACTCGCCCGGCGTCGCCTACCCGTGCCTGGACATCGAGGCCGACCCGGCCATGGCGGCCGAGTACACCTCGCGCGGCAACCTGGTGGGCGTGGTCACCAACGGCACCGCCGTGCTGGGCCTGGGCAACATCGGCCCGCTGGCGGCCAAGCCGGTAATGGAAGGCAAGGGCTGCCTGTTCAAGAAGTTCGCCGGCATCGACGTCTTCGACATCGAACTCGCCGAGAACGACCCCGACAAGCTGGTCGACATCATCGCGGCGCTGGAGCCCACGCTGGGTGGCATCAACCTCGAGGACATCAAGGCGCCCGAGTGCTTCTACATCGAGAAGAAGCTGCGCGAGCGCATGAACATCCCGGTCTTCCACGACGACCAGCACGGCACGGCCATCATCTCGGCGGCCGCGCTGCTCAACGGCCTGGAACTGGTCGGCAAGAAGATCGAGGAGGTGAAGATCGCCGTCTCCGGCGCCGGCGCCGCCGCGCTCGCCTGCCTGGACGTGATGGTCGGGCTGGGCGCCAAGCCCGCCAACATCTTCGCCGTCGACTCCAAGGGCCTGATCTACGAGGGCCGCCCCGGCGGCTTCGACGAGTCCAAGGCCCGCTTCGCGCAGCCCGACACCGGCGCGCGCACCCTGGCCGACGTGGTCGACCGGGCCGACGTGTTCCTGGGCTGCTCGGCGCCCGGCGTGCTGACGGCCGAC harbors:
- the hyi gene encoding hydroxypyruvate isomerase — protein: MPRFAANLSMLFTERPFMQRFEAAAAAGFEAVECLFPYALPRRELAAALRANGLAQVLHNLPAGRWEAGERGIACHPGRIGEFRAGVDRAIDYARALGCPRVNCLAGRRPEGASEADVRRTLVDNLRFAASRLQAAGIGLLVEPVNHFDVPGFALTTTAQALSLMDEVAAPNLRLQYDIYHAQRMEGELGATLAAHIGRIGHIQLADNPGRGEPGTGEVHFPWLLRHIDALGYDGWIGCEYRPRGDTAAGLGWRDAWAGPVLPIRRKVPILE